One stretch of Saccharopolyspora erythraea DNA includes these proteins:
- a CDS encoding amino acid permease, with the protein MNCSRRARCLLVRVTSTIIDALIQFFQSHSCLLTCYFCRGFESAFKVIGPRGEPCQRSPTSSGARPPRVSPHAPPLHRRPVDRSARRPHLPDRRPRHTAIVAGSAILCLSFLGFDAISTLSEEAREPRKTIPRAIILCTVFCGLLFVLMSWVGHLVYPDWQTFTDPDSASTASAAPLVEIFLEPAAVCGPLFAEPSGAGSATQRRAGLVAAPAREREAVPCTQELRTGGRRKSSTDAADSSRIPTHIAV; encoded by the coding sequence ATGAACTGTTCCCGGCGTGCCCGCTGTCTCCTCGTCCGTGTCACGTCCACCATTATTGATGCTCTGATCCAATTTTTCCAATCCCATTCATGCCTATTAACATGCTACTTTTGTCGAGGTTTTGAATCTGCGTTCAAAGTTATTGGTCCACGAGGAGAGCCATGCCAGCGTTCACCCACGAGCAGTGGCGCGAGGCCGCCGCGGGTCTCACCCCACGCACCGCCGCTTCATCGGCGGCCGGTTGACCGCAGCGCTCGACGGCCGCACCTTCCCGACCGTCGACCCCGCCACACCGCGATCGTCGCCGGATCGGCCATCCTCTGCCTGTCGTTTTTGGGCTTCGACGCGATCTCCACGCTCTCCGAGGAGGCTCGGGAGCCGCGGAAGACGATTCCGAGAGCGATCATCCTGTGCACGGTCTTCTGCGGACTGCTGTTCGTCCTCATGTCCTGGGTGGGGCACCTGGTCTATCCCGACTGGCAGACCTTCACCGACCCGGACTCGGCCTCGACAGCCTCGGCCGCGCCGCTCGTCGAAATCTTTCTCGAGCCCGCGGCCGTGTGCGGGCCGCTGTTCGCGGAGCCGAGCGGCGCCGGGTCCGCGACACAGCGGCGTGCCGGCCTGGTTGCCGCACCTGCCCGCGAACGGGAAGCCGTCCCGTGCACGCAAGAGCTCAGGACTGGGGGGCGTCGTAAGTCTTCAACAGATGCTGCTGACAGCTCGCGAATCCCCACACACATCGCTGTTTGA
- a CDS encoding DUF1028 domain-containing protein, with amino-acid sequence MTFSIVARDTSGGTIRFGVAASSSSPAVAARVAHLRPGVGAAASQNITDPRLGGRLLDRLAEHGDAERALAGVTADADDIEYRQLTVLGPTGPGLAYSGPRTLGKHGAATADGVVAAGNMLAGDHIPQAIVDAFTSATGELEQRLVAALQAGLAAGGEEGPVHSAGIVAVSDVDWPVTDLRVDWADDPLDRLAGLLDVWLPQRDDYVTRGLDPSSAPSYGVPGDQ; translated from the coding sequence GTGACCTTTTCGATCGTGGCCCGCGACACCTCCGGCGGCACCATCCGCTTCGGTGTCGCGGCCAGCTCGTCCAGCCCCGCCGTCGCCGCCCGCGTCGCGCACCTGCGTCCCGGCGTCGGCGCCGCGGCCTCGCAGAACATCACCGACCCCCGGCTCGGCGGCCGCCTGCTCGACCGGCTCGCCGAGCACGGCGACGCCGAGCGGGCACTCGCCGGGGTCACCGCCGACGCGGACGACATCGAGTACCGGCAGCTCACCGTGCTCGGCCCGACCGGCCCGGGCTTGGCCTACAGCGGGCCCCGGACACTGGGCAAGCACGGTGCCGCCACCGCCGACGGTGTCGTGGCCGCGGGCAACATGCTGGCAGGCGACCACATCCCGCAGGCCATTGTGGACGCGTTCACCTCCGCCACCGGTGAGCTGGAGCAGCGGCTCGTGGCCGCGCTGCAGGCCGGTCTCGCCGCAGGCGGCGAGGAAGGCCCGGTCCACTCCGCAGGCATCGTCGCGGTATCCGATGTGGACTGGCCGGTCACCGACCTCCGGGTGGACTGGGCCGACGACCCCCTCGACCGGCTCGCCGGGCTGCTCGACGTGTGGCTCCCGCAGCGCGACGACTACGTCACCCGCGGGCTCGACCCCTCCTCGGCCCCGTCCTACGGCGTGCCGGGAGACCAGTGA
- a CDS encoding aspartate ammonia-lyase: MSHAPTRAEHDMLGEISVPAHAYYGAHTARALINFPITRETLADRPHLVAALAVVKQAAATANAEAGALDRTRAEAIATACAEIRNGRLHDQFVVDLIQGGAGTSTNMNANEVIANRALELLGHDRGDHSALHPLDHVNLGQSTNDVYPTAVKLALDSHLAELLATLAGLREAFSAKAVEFADILKMGRTQLQDAVPMTLGQEFGAFAATLGEDEQRLAEVRLLLHELNLGGTAIGTGLNARPGYRELAVAHLRELTGIPTLVSAPDLIEATQDVGVFVQLSGVLKRVAVKLSKICNDLRLLSSGPQAGFGEITLPARQAGSSIMPGKVNPVIPEVVNQVAFEIVGNDVTITLAAEGGQLQLNAFEPIIARALTAGLDHLTAAIGVLTEHCVRGITARREHLAGLVATSAGLVTALSPALGYETASTIALEAHRTGRPPLELVRERQLLTNEQLGALTTPQALTGGPLS, translated from the coding sequence ATGTCCCACGCCCCGACGCGCGCCGAACACGACATGCTCGGCGAGATCAGCGTGCCCGCGCACGCCTACTACGGCGCCCACACCGCCCGCGCCCTCATCAACTTCCCCATCACCCGGGAGACCCTCGCCGACCGGCCGCACCTGGTCGCGGCACTGGCGGTGGTCAAGCAGGCCGCGGCCACCGCCAACGCGGAGGCCGGCGCCCTCGACCGCACCAGGGCCGAGGCCATCGCGACAGCCTGCGCGGAGATCAGGAACGGCCGGCTGCACGACCAGTTCGTCGTCGACCTGATCCAAGGCGGCGCCGGGACCTCGACGAACATGAACGCCAACGAGGTCATCGCCAACCGGGCCCTGGAACTGCTCGGCCACGACCGCGGAGACCACTCCGCACTCCACCCGCTCGATCACGTCAACCTGGGCCAGAGCACCAACGACGTCTACCCGACCGCGGTCAAGCTCGCGCTCGACAGCCACCTCGCCGAGCTGCTCGCGACGCTCGCCGGTCTACGCGAAGCGTTCTCCGCCAAGGCGGTCGAGTTCGCCGACATCCTCAAGATGGGCCGCACCCAGCTGCAGGACGCGGTCCCGATGACGCTCGGCCAGGAGTTCGGCGCGTTCGCCGCCACGCTCGGTGAGGACGAGCAACGCCTCGCCGAGGTCCGGCTGCTGCTGCACGAGCTCAACCTCGGCGGCACGGCCATCGGCACCGGACTCAACGCCCGTCCCGGCTACCGCGAGCTCGCCGTGGCGCACCTGCGCGAGCTGACCGGCATCCCGACGCTCGTCTCCGCCCCCGACCTCATCGAGGCCACCCAGGACGTCGGCGTGTTCGTCCAGCTGTCCGGCGTCCTGAAACGGGTCGCGGTCAAGCTCTCGAAGATCTGCAACGACCTGCGGCTGCTCTCCTCGGGTCCGCAGGCCGGGTTCGGCGAAATCACCCTGCCCGCCCGGCAGGCCGGTTCCTCGATCATGCCCGGCAAGGTCAACCCGGTCATCCCCGAGGTCGTCAACCAGGTCGCGTTCGAGATCGTCGGCAACGACGTGACGATCACCCTTGCCGCGGAAGGCGGACAACTGCAGCTCAACGCCTTCGAACCGATCATCGCGCGGGCCCTGACCGCCGGCCTCGACCACCTGACCGCCGCGATCGGCGTGCTCACCGAGCACTGCGTCCGCGGCATCACCGCCCGCCGTGAGCACCTGGCGGGCCTCGTCGCCACCTCCGCGGGCCTGGTGACCGCGCTGAGTCCCGCGCTCGGCTACGAAACCGCGAGCACCATCGCGCTGGAGGCACACCGCACCGGCCGGCCCCCGCTGGAGCTGGTGCGGGAACGGCAGCTGCTGACTAACGAGCAACTCGGGGCGTTGACCACACCTCAGGCCCTCACCGGAGGTCCCCTCAGCTGA
- a CDS encoding M20 family metallopeptidase, whose protein sequence is MTALKNAARAEVDRHADELIGLSERLHADPETAWEEHRAAAAVPELLDRAGFAVTPGYLGLDTAFHASFGTGPVRIALCAEYDALPGLGHACGHNLIAAGSIGAALGLAAVADDAGVTVEVYGTPAEEGGGGKIELLDRGAFAGVDLAMMVHPAPVDVAEARPFAVSHSKIAYTGKSAHAAAYPEAGINAADAFTVAQVAIGLLRQHIPASARVHGVVTHAGDAPNAIPEHAAGRWYVRAETLAELAELEPRVLRAFEAGALATGCELTVEPESKPYAEFRADEAALAAYRANALDLGREFAPDGTASRMNRASTDMGNVSQVVPAIHPYIGIGSLPAINHQREFAAHCVGGTAQRALLDGAIALAWTGVDRALAS, encoded by the coding sequence ATGACGGCACTGAAGAACGCAGCCCGCGCCGAGGTCGACCGGCACGCCGACGAGCTCATCGGCCTGTCGGAACGGCTGCACGCCGACCCCGAGACGGCATGGGAGGAGCACCGCGCCGCCGCGGCGGTCCCGGAGCTGCTCGACCGCGCCGGATTCGCCGTCACACCGGGCTACCTCGGCCTGGACACCGCATTCCACGCGAGCTTCGGCACGGGTCCGGTGCGGATCGCGCTGTGCGCCGAGTACGACGCGCTGCCCGGCCTCGGCCACGCGTGCGGCCACAACCTCATCGCGGCCGGCTCCATCGGTGCCGCACTGGGGCTGGCCGCGGTCGCCGACGACGCCGGGGTGACGGTCGAGGTCTACGGCACCCCGGCCGAGGAGGGCGGCGGCGGCAAGATCGAGCTGCTCGACCGCGGCGCATTCGCGGGCGTGGACCTCGCGATGATGGTGCACCCGGCACCCGTCGACGTCGCCGAGGCCCGGCCGTTCGCCGTCAGCCACTCGAAAATCGCCTACACCGGCAAGTCCGCGCACGCCGCCGCCTATCCCGAGGCGGGGATCAACGCCGCCGACGCGTTCACCGTCGCCCAGGTCGCCATCGGCCTGCTCCGCCAGCACATCCCCGCCTCGGCGCGCGTGCACGGCGTCGTGACCCACGCCGGCGACGCGCCGAACGCGATCCCCGAACACGCCGCCGGCCGCTGGTACGTGCGTGCCGAGACGCTCGCGGAACTGGCCGAGCTGGAGCCGCGCGTGCTGCGCGCGTTCGAAGCCGGCGCGCTGGCCACCGGCTGCGAGCTGACCGTGGAACCGGAAAGCAAGCCCTACGCCGAGTTCCGCGCGGACGAGGCAGCCTTGGCGGCCTACCGCGCCAACGCGCTCGACCTCGGCCGCGAGTTCGCTCCGGACGGCACGGCCTCCCGCATGAACCGCGCCTCCACCGACATGGGCAACGTCTCGCAGGTCGTGCCCGCCATCCACCCCTACATCGGCATCGGGTCCCTGCCCGCGATCAACCACCAGCGCGAGTTCGCCGCACACTGCGTCGGCGGCACCGCGCAACGAGCCCTGCTCGACGGCGCGATCGCACTGGCGTGGACCGGAGTGGACCGAGCACTGGCGTCGTGA
- a CDS encoding RidA family protein translates to MTVHRRIRPFNTRETYPEQNLDNDLCQAVVANGTVYVRGQIGQDLDTSESVGIGDPAAQAEQAMANIKMLLEEAGSRMEHLVKLTIYLIDPRYREDVYRTVGRWTKGVHPISTGVVVSALARPEWLCEIDAIAVIPQEEK, encoded by the coding sequence GTGACTGTTCATCGCCGCATCCGCCCGTTCAACACGCGCGAGACCTATCCCGAGCAGAATCTCGACAACGACCTCTGCCAGGCCGTCGTCGCCAACGGCACCGTCTACGTCCGCGGCCAGATCGGGCAGGACCTCGACACCAGCGAGTCCGTCGGGATCGGCGACCCGGCCGCGCAGGCCGAGCAGGCCATGGCGAACATCAAGATGCTGCTGGAGGAAGCAGGCAGCCGGATGGAGCACCTGGTCAAGCTCACCATCTACCTGATCGACCCGCGCTACCGCGAGGACGTCTACCGCACCGTCGGGCGCTGGACCAAGGGTGTGCACCCGATCTCGACCGGTGTGGTGGTCTCCGCACTCGCCCGGCCGGAGTGGCTGTGCGAGATCGACGCCATCGCCGTGATCCCGCAGGAGGAGAAGTGA
- a CDS encoding LysR substrate-binding domain-containing protein, which produces MNEPAFTLVQLRYFEAAARHLSMTDASKELMVSQSAVSTAIAQLEKEMGVQFLLRHHARGLSLTTAGEAFYKRVLDFLAHGAELVETARQAGTELVGTLTVGCFATLAPFRIPGLLADFEARHPQVHVSLREGEHHALKSALRSGETELALLYGYDLDDDIDREVVGTAAPYALVSEDHRLARRKNRKVSLQDLADEPMVLLDLPHSREYLQSILSDAGVQPRVRHRTSGYETVRAFVAHGHGFALLNQRPPAETTYSGARAVPLTLTDDVPSLDIVVASMRGVRLTRRAQEFRELCRSRYAS; this is translated from the coding sequence ATGAACGAGCCTGCCTTCACCCTCGTGCAGCTGCGCTACTTCGAGGCGGCGGCCCGGCACCTCAGCATGACCGACGCGTCGAAGGAACTGATGGTGTCCCAGTCGGCCGTGTCGACCGCGATCGCGCAGCTGGAGAAAGAGATGGGCGTGCAGTTCCTGCTGCGCCACCACGCCCGCGGGCTCAGCCTGACCACGGCGGGCGAGGCGTTCTACAAGAGAGTGCTGGACTTCCTCGCCCACGGCGCCGAGCTCGTCGAGACCGCCCGCCAGGCCGGCACCGAGCTGGTCGGGACGCTGACGGTCGGCTGCTTCGCCACGCTCGCACCGTTCCGCATCCCCGGTCTGCTGGCGGATTTCGAAGCCCGGCACCCGCAGGTCCACGTGTCCCTGCGCGAAGGCGAGCACCACGCGCTCAAATCGGCCCTGCGCTCCGGCGAGACGGAGCTCGCCCTGCTGTACGGCTACGACCTCGACGACGACATCGACCGCGAAGTCGTGGGAACCGCGGCCCCGTACGCCCTGGTGTCCGAGGACCACCGGCTCGCGCGGCGGAAGAACCGCAAGGTGTCGCTGCAGGACCTGGCCGACGAGCCCATGGTGCTGCTCGACCTGCCGCACAGCCGTGAGTACCTGCAGTCGATCCTCAGCGACGCGGGCGTGCAACCCCGGGTCCGGCACCGCACCAGCGGCTACGAGACCGTCCGTGCTTTCGTCGCGCACGGCCACGGCTTCGCGCTGCTCAACCAGCGCCCGCCGGCCGAAACCACCTACTCGGGGGCGCGGGCCGTCCCGCTCACCCTGACCGACGACGTCCCGTCGCTGGACATCGTGGTCGCCTCGATGCGAGGAGTCCGCCTGACCCGGCGGGCGCAGGAGTTCCGGGAGCTGTGCCGCTCCCGCTACGCGAGCTGA
- a CDS encoding TetR/AcrR family transcriptional regulator: protein MTRTRRQRARREQFIDAALRAINERGRDNVRIRDIATEAGVSPGSVLYHYPELAELMFDVHRTVADRFYRHRADTVDAAGDAERKLAAAIETGLPSGRDDEVACVLYEMHGLADRSSAHAALMTSLYDREVALYGTVLEVGRAAGRFTLSRPVREIAATLVALEDGLGLHLMSNNTSIERSAAKHLLTEYAREATGCATTS, encoded by the coding sequence GTGACACGGACGAGGAGACAGCGGGCACGCCGGGAACAGTTCATCGACGCCGCGCTGCGCGCGATCAACGAACGCGGGCGCGACAACGTGCGCATCCGCGACATCGCCACGGAGGCGGGAGTGTCACCGGGTTCGGTGCTCTACCACTACCCGGAGCTGGCGGAGCTGATGTTCGACGTGCACCGCACGGTGGCCGACCGCTTCTACCGCCACCGGGCCGACACCGTCGACGCGGCCGGGGACGCGGAACGCAAGCTCGCCGCGGCCATCGAGACCGGCCTGCCCTCCGGGCGCGACGATGAGGTCGCCTGCGTGCTCTACGAGATGCACGGGCTGGCCGACCGCAGTTCCGCGCACGCCGCGCTCATGACCAGTCTCTACGACCGCGAGGTCGCGCTCTACGGCACGGTGCTGGAGGTCGGCCGCGCCGCGGGTCGGTTCACGCTTTCCCGGCCGGTGCGCGAGATCGCCGCGACACTGGTCGCGCTGGAGGACGGTCTCGGGCTGCACCTGATGAGCAACAACACCTCCATCGAGCGCAGTGCTGCCAAGCACTTGCTCACCGAGTACGCACGGGAGGCGACCGGCTGTGCGACCACCTCATGA
- a CDS encoding flavin-containing monooxygenase — MSIPEVEALVVGGGQAGLAMSEHLSDCGVRHLVLERDRIAEGWRSQRWDSLVANGPAWHDRFPGLEFGDLAPDSFASKDQVAAYFEAYAEKIAAPIRTGVEVTSVRKLEGRPGFRVETSDGTIDSRFVVAATGPFQRPVIPPIVPREAGPLQIHSSAYRNPEQLPAGGVLVVGAGSSGVQIAEELRRSGRAVYLSVGPHDRPPRRYRGRDFCWWLGVLGKWDAETPPSGADHVTIAVSGARGGHTVDFRALAGLGIDLVGMTSEFDNGILRFAPDLGANITKGDANYLALLDEADAYVARNGLDLPEEPGARTLGPDPACVTDPILELDLAAAGVGSIIWATGFAVDYGWLQVDAFDENGKPKHRRGVSCEPGVYFLGLPWLSRRGSSFIWGVWHDAKFVADHIATRRRYLGHED, encoded by the coding sequence ATGTCGATCCCAGAGGTGGAGGCCCTCGTCGTGGGCGGGGGCCAGGCCGGCCTGGCGATGAGCGAGCACCTGAGTGACTGCGGCGTGCGGCACCTCGTGCTGGAACGCGACCGCATCGCCGAGGGCTGGCGTTCGCAGCGGTGGGACTCGCTGGTCGCGAACGGGCCCGCGTGGCACGACCGCTTCCCCGGTCTGGAGTTCGGCGACCTCGCGCCCGACTCGTTCGCTTCGAAAGATCAGGTCGCGGCCTATTTCGAGGCGTATGCGGAGAAGATCGCCGCGCCGATCCGGACCGGGGTCGAGGTGACGTCGGTCCGCAAGCTCGAGGGACGGCCCGGTTTTCGGGTGGAGACTTCGGACGGCACCATCGACTCCCGGTTCGTCGTCGCGGCGACCGGGCCGTTCCAGCGGCCCGTGATCCCGCCGATCGTGCCGCGGGAAGCCGGACCCCTGCAGATCCACTCCAGTGCCTACCGCAATCCCGAGCAGCTGCCCGCCGGCGGAGTGCTGGTGGTCGGCGCCGGTTCGTCGGGAGTGCAGATCGCCGAAGAGCTCCGCCGGTCGGGGCGGGCCGTGTACCTGTCCGTGGGTCCCCACGACCGTCCTCCGCGCCGCTACCGCGGGCGCGACTTCTGCTGGTGGCTCGGCGTGCTCGGCAAGTGGGACGCCGAGACTCCGCCGTCGGGGGCCGACCACGTCACCATCGCGGTCAGCGGCGCCCGCGGCGGGCACACCGTGGACTTCCGCGCCCTCGCCGGACTCGGGATCGACCTCGTCGGCATGACCAGCGAGTTCGACAACGGAATCCTGCGCTTCGCACCGGATCTCGGGGCCAACATCACCAAGGGCGACGCGAACTACCTCGCGCTGCTCGACGAAGCCGACGCCTATGTCGCGCGCAACGGCCTGGACCTGCCGGAGGAACCGGGGGCTCGCACGCTGGGGCCGGATCCCGCCTGCGTGACCGACCCGATCCTCGAGCTCGATCTCGCCGCCGCCGGAGTCGGCTCGATCATCTGGGCGACCGGCTTCGCTGTCGACTACGGGTGGCTGCAGGTCGACGCCTTCGACGAGAACGGCAAGCCGAAGCACCGTCGCGGCGTGTCGTGCGAGCCCGGCGTGTACTTCCTGGGGCTGCCCTGGCTGTCGCGCCGTGGCTCGAGCTTCATCTGGGGGGTGTGGCACGACGCCAAGTTCGTGGCCGACCACATCGCGACCCGGCGGCGCTACCTCGGCCACGAGGACTGA
- a CDS encoding TetR/AcrR family transcriptional regulator, whose amino-acid sequence MATDNASTPRTRRRGEALETAIHAAVLAELDEVGYARLTVEGIAARARTGKAALYRRWSSKQDMVVAALRHTLPDPQEFDHHCSTRDNLLAALTVMAEVLAGHRAFPGFAVFGDVLREPALRVAVVEKLIMPRLEAIVAIVRQGASNGEIDPSAPESLLARTGPALILQQFILTGEAPDQAEIAGIVDDILMPLLRRPTTTETDTPEARSRQP is encoded by the coding sequence ATGGCCACGGACAACGCCTCGACGCCGCGCACCCGCCGTCGAGGAGAGGCACTGGAGACCGCGATCCACGCGGCGGTGCTGGCCGAACTGGACGAGGTCGGCTACGCGCGACTCACCGTGGAAGGCATCGCCGCCCGGGCCCGCACCGGCAAAGCCGCGCTGTACCGCCGCTGGTCGTCGAAGCAGGACATGGTCGTGGCCGCGCTGCGGCACACGCTCCCCGATCCGCAGGAGTTCGACCACCATTGCTCCACACGTGACAATCTGCTGGCAGCGCTGACGGTCATGGCCGAGGTCCTGGCCGGGCACCGAGCGTTTCCCGGGTTCGCGGTGTTCGGTGACGTCCTGCGTGAGCCCGCACTGCGAGTGGCCGTCGTGGAGAAACTGATCATGCCCCGGCTCGAGGCGATCGTGGCGATCGTGCGGCAAGGCGCGAGCAACGGCGAGATTGACCCGAGCGCCCCCGAAAGCCTGCTCGCGCGCACCGGCCCGGCGCTGATCCTCCAGCAGTTCATCCTCACCGGGGAGGCGCCCGACCAGGCTGAGATCGCCGGCATCGTCGACGACATCCTCATGCCCCTTCTCCGGCGGCCCACAACCACGGAAACGGACACGCCGGAGGCGCGTTCCCGTCAGCCGTAA
- a CDS encoding class I SAM-dependent methyltransferase, with translation MAEKDNGTAVRTHDFEELYRDGKATLGAAGATLDVVPWDIQAPQPIVVELEQAGEIIGPVLDAGCGLGENALFLAERGYRVTGIDAASTAIEEDQRKARERGLQVEFVVADATTLDGVEGPFRTVVDSALLHCLDEESRRSYVSALHAICEPGARLHVMCFSDAMPAGLPIHPHTEAQLRATFSDGWTIHRLQRRVYNTALTHEEIHGLLERSALSALDTSSLETDDMGRLLMPIWQLTVERI, from the coding sequence ATGGCAGAAAAGGACAACGGCACGGCGGTGCGAACTCACGACTTCGAGGAGCTCTACCGAGACGGGAAGGCGACGCTGGGCGCGGCCGGCGCGACTCTCGACGTGGTTCCGTGGGACATCCAGGCGCCGCAGCCGATCGTCGTCGAGCTGGAACAGGCCGGGGAGATCATCGGCCCCGTGCTGGACGCCGGATGCGGCCTCGGGGAGAACGCGCTGTTCCTCGCTGAACGCGGCTACCGGGTCACCGGGATCGACGCGGCCTCCACCGCGATCGAGGAAGACCAGCGCAAGGCTCGCGAGCGCGGCTTGCAGGTCGAGTTCGTCGTGGCCGACGCGACCACGCTGGACGGTGTCGAAGGCCCGTTCCGCACGGTTGTGGACAGCGCGCTCTTGCACTGCCTGGACGAGGAGTCGCGACGAAGCTACGTCTCCGCGCTCCACGCGATCTGCGAACCCGGAGCTCGGCTGCACGTGATGTGCTTCTCGGACGCGATGCCAGCGGGCCTGCCCATCCATCCCCACACCGAGGCCCAACTGCGCGCGACATTCAGCGACGGGTGGACGATCCATCGGCTTCAGCGTCGCGTTTACAACACCGCGCTCACCCACGAGGAGATCCACGGCCTCCTGGAGCGAAGCGCCCTCTCCGCGTTGGACACCAGCTCGCTGGAGACCGACGACATGGGGCGGCTTCTGATGCCGATCTGGCAGCTGACAGTGGAACGGATCTGA
- a CDS encoding GntR family transcriptional regulator has product MSRTPIREAMNALRREGLVVVIPRRGTFVKAVDIGELQDTYRMRALLEPEAAVLASQRATPAELDALAELSGSTVRTEDGSATMNEANRLFHVRIAELARIPVMAQAINALHEEIERFLNLQGALGHPYTATNHHRLVDIIRTESADEIRAVVRSGIEKARVHMIETLLARSDLPGVGTH; this is encoded by the coding sequence ATGAGCCGCACGCCGATCCGCGAGGCGATGAACGCCCTCCGCCGCGAAGGGCTCGTGGTGGTCATCCCTCGGCGGGGCACGTTCGTGAAGGCCGTCGACATCGGGGAGCTTCAGGACACCTACCGCATGCGTGCCCTCCTCGAGCCCGAGGCCGCCGTCCTCGCGTCCCAGCGAGCGACCCCGGCTGAGTTGGACGCCCTCGCCGAACTGAGCGGCTCGACCGTCCGCACGGAGGACGGATCGGCCACGATGAACGAAGCGAACCGGCTCTTCCACGTCCGGATCGCGGAGCTGGCGCGAATCCCCGTGATGGCTCAGGCCATCAACGCCCTCCACGAGGAGATCGAACGCTTTTTGAACCTGCAGGGCGCGCTCGGCCACCCCTACACCGCCACCAACCATCATCGGCTCGTGGACATCATTCGCACCGAGTCCGCCGACGAGATCCGTGCGGTGGTGCGCTCGGGGATCGAGAAAGCCCGGGTGCACATGATCGAAACCCTGCTTGCACGATCCGACCTACCGGGAGTGGGGACACACTAG
- a CDS encoding site-2 protease family protein produces the protein MHGTIPLGRIAGVRVGLHWSVAGIVVVVAAGLAAYQLPAVYPGHSQLAYAVAGIAAAGLLVCSLMGHELAHAVVARRNGVAVEGITLWLLGGVARLRDEARSPGADLRIAIVGPTASAALAIAFGALAWTAHLVGTPELVVAVLGYLALLNLLLALFNLLPAAPLDGGRVLRAALWRWRGDRHRAALWSARAGLGLSYLLVLGGIVQLIIQSTAGLWWVLLGMFIAAAAIAEERQARANAALADIRVRDVMSSHVDAVDADLTVEQFLRAYATPAGHAVRPVLGPAGQVEGVITVRNVNAVPEQERATSTLHHVAWPLERIPTAAPEEPLTALLPRLDEAAEGHVLVFAGHELLGIVSPSDISRTVAERGLHISVLGASTTGAERTPPPPNWWYPGQRRR, from the coding sequence ATGCACGGAACCATCCCGCTGGGACGCATCGCGGGTGTCCGCGTCGGGCTGCATTGGAGTGTCGCGGGCATCGTCGTGGTGGTGGCTGCCGGTCTGGCCGCATACCAGCTTCCGGCCGTATACCCAGGCCATTCCCAGCTCGCCTACGCAGTCGCCGGAATTGCCGCCGCGGGGCTGCTCGTGTGCTCGCTGATGGGGCACGAACTCGCCCACGCCGTCGTGGCCCGCAGGAACGGGGTGGCGGTCGAAGGCATCACGCTGTGGCTGCTCGGCGGCGTCGCACGACTGCGCGACGAAGCCAGAAGCCCGGGTGCCGACCTTCGCATCGCGATCGTCGGCCCCACCGCCAGCGCCGCGCTGGCGATCGCGTTCGGTGCGTTGGCGTGGACCGCGCATCTGGTCGGGACGCCGGAGCTGGTGGTAGCGGTCCTCGGCTACCTGGCACTGCTCAACCTGCTCTTGGCGCTGTTCAACCTGCTGCCCGCGGCGCCCCTGGACGGCGGTCGAGTGCTGCGCGCGGCGCTCTGGCGATGGCGCGGGGACCGACACAGAGCCGCCCTGTGGTCGGCACGCGCCGGACTCGGTCTCAGCTACCTCCTGGTCCTCGGCGGAATCGTGCAACTGATCATCCAGTCGACCGCCGGGCTGTGGTGGGTGCTGCTCGGCATGTTCATCGCCGCCGCGGCCATCGCAGAGGAACGACAGGCGCGAGCCAACGCGGCGCTCGCTGACATCCGCGTGCGCGACGTGATGTCCTCCCACGTCGACGCGGTCGACGCAGACTTGACCGTCGAGCAGTTCCTGCGAGCGTACGCAACCCCGGCCGGCCATGCCGTCCGCCCGGTCCTCGGCCCCGCCGGACAGGTCGAAGGCGTGATCACCGTCCGCAACGTCAACGCGGTTCCCGAGCAGGAGCGGGCAACGAGCACGCTGCACCACGTCGCGTGGCCACTGGAGCGCATCCCCACCGCCGCGCCCGAGGAGCCTTTGACTGCGCTACTGCCCCGGCTGGACGAGGCAGCCGAGGGGCACGTTCTGGTCTTCGCCGGACACGAACTCCTCGGGATCGTCTCGCCATCGGACATCAGCCGCACGGTCGCGGAACGAGGACTGCACATCTCCGTGCTCGGAGCCTCCACCACTGGGGCCGAACGGACCCCGCCGCCACCGAACTGGTGGTACCCGGGCCAGCGCCGGCGTTGA